The Bombus affinis isolate iyBomAffi1 unplaced genomic scaffold, iyBomAffi1.2 ctg00000123.1, whole genome shotgun sequence genome has a segment encoding these proteins:
- the LOC126927486 gene encoding katanin p60 ATPase-containing subunit A-like 2 isoform X2: MTGDATDDINLAMTVTPIFANESDGASSEELFNVSMEQSTQSKISQRARKLYIDNPELRKIAEDISCEIILTKLNVYWDNIVGLEECKSAIKEAIVYPLKYPIFFNGPFSPWKGILLYGPPGTGKTMLAKAVATECQCTFFNITASSLVSKWRGDSEKYIRVLFELAYNYSPTIIFIDEIDWIGTNRGVNCTLSEPAKRFRSELLSRLDGLVSNENSNVVLLAATNCPWDIDAALHRRLEKKIYVSLPNEVTRLDMFKLYLSNQLLENMDIVNHIIKSTEKYSCADIKLLCKQAWLLEISPMWEKLEKKETSVTTLKYELKNYEIIAKLLKTMSPTVTDVDRYKAWNKYVCHKNIF, encoded by the exons atgacgggtgacgctacggatgatattaatctcgcaatgacagtgacaccaattttcgccaatgaaagcgatggagcttcatcagaagagctatttaacgtctcaatggaacaatccacgcaatcaaagatatcgcaACGGGCtcggaagctttatatagacaatccggaattgcggaagattgctgaagacatttcatgc gaaatcatactgacaaaattaaatgtatattgggacaacattgtaggcctagaggaatgtaaatctgctattaaggaggccattgtgtatccccttaagtaccctatcttttttaatggcccattttctccctggaaaggtattctgctatacggaccacctggtacag ggaagacgatgttggcgaaggcagtcgcaacagaatgccaatgcaccttttttaacataacggccagctcattggtgagcaaatggagaggcgattccgagaagtatatccgt gttttatttgaacttgcctataattattcgcctacaattatttttatcgacgagattgactggataggcacaaatagaggagtaaactgtacattgtctgaacctgcaaagagattcagatcagaacttctttctagattggatggattagtatctaacgaaaattctaatgtagttcttttggctgcaactaattgcccttg ggacattgatgcagctttacacagacgcctcgaaaagaaaatatacgtatcattaccaaatgaagttactcgactcgatatgttcaaattataccttagcaaccagttattagagaatatggatattgtaaaccacataataaaatctactgaaaaatattcttgcgcggatataaaattgctttgtaagcaagcatggctgctagaaataagtccaatgtgggaaaaacttgaaaaaaaagaaacatctgttacgactttgaaatatgaattaaagaattatgaaataatagcaaaattgttaaaaacaatgtcacctacagtcacggatgtggatagatataaagcgtggaataaatatgtatgccataagaacatattttaa
- the LOC126927486 gene encoding katanin p60 ATPase-containing subunit A-like 2 isoform X1, which produces MKFQKYPILCKKITEKEIKTREMTNANKVKETRSESVKGRNVQQKMTGDATDDINLAMTVTPIFANESDGASSEELFNVSMEQSTQSKISQRARKLYIDNPELRKIAEDISCEIILTKLNVYWDNIVGLEECKSAIKEAIVYPLKYPIFFNGPFSPWKGILLYGPPGTGKTMLAKAVATECQCTFFNITASSLVSKWRGDSEKYIRVLFELAYNYSPTIIFIDEIDWIGTNRGVNCTLSEPAKRFRSELLSRLDGLVSNENSNVVLLAATNCPWDIDAALHRRLEKKIYVSLPNEVTRLDMFKLYLSNQLLENMDIVNHIIKSTEKYSCADIKLLCKQAWLLEISPMWEKLEKKETSVTTLKYELKNYEIIAKLLKTMSPTVTDVDRYKAWNKYVCHKNIF; this is translated from the exons atgaaattccaaaaatatcctatattgtgcaagaaaataactgaaaaggaaataaagacgagggaaatgacaaatgcgaacaaagt caaagaaacgagaagtgagtctgtgaaagggaggaatgtacaacagaagatgacgggtgacgctacggatgatattaatctcgcaatgacagtgacaccaattttcgccaatgaaagcgatggagcttcatcagaagagctatttaacgtctcaatggaacaatccacgcaatcaaagatatcgcaACGGGCtcggaagctttatatagacaatccggaattgcggaagattgctgaagacatttcatgc gaaatcatactgacaaaattaaatgtatattgggacaacattgtaggcctagaggaatgtaaatctgctattaaggaggccattgtgtatccccttaagtaccctatcttttttaatggcccattttctccctggaaaggtattctgctatacggaccacctggtacag ggaagacgatgttggcgaaggcagtcgcaacagaatgccaatgcaccttttttaacataacggccagctcattggtgagcaaatggagaggcgattccgagaagtatatccgt gttttatttgaacttgcctataattattcgcctacaattatttttatcgacgagattgactggataggcacaaatagaggagtaaactgtacattgtctgaacctgcaaagagattcagatcagaacttctttctagattggatggattagtatctaacgaaaattctaatgtagttcttttggctgcaactaattgcccttg ggacattgatgcagctttacacagacgcctcgaaaagaaaatatacgtatcattaccaaatgaagttactcgactcgatatgttcaaattataccttagcaaccagttattagagaatatggatattgtaaaccacataataaaatctactgaaaaatattcttgcgcggatataaaattgctttgtaagcaagcatggctgctagaaataagtccaatgtgggaaaaacttgaaaaaaaagaaacatctgttacgactttgaaatatgaattaaagaattatgaaataatagcaaaattgttaaaaacaatgtcacctacagtcacggatgtggatagatataaagcgtggaataaatatgtatgccataagaacatattttaa